Proteins found in one Pantoea cypripedii genomic segment:
- a CDS encoding SDR family NAD(P)-dependent oxidoreductase produces MQLQNKRCVITGAASGIGAAIAELFAREGARLVLTDRDGDKLALRVAHCQQLGAECHGVVADVGEIAGATAGVDACIARFDGIDVLVNNAGMLTQARCTGITLAMWEEMMAVDLRSVFLATQRALPAMLAQRWGRVINIASQLGIKGGAELCHYAAAKAGVIGFTKSLALEVSADNVLVNAIAPGPIETPLIEGINQAWKQAKAAELPLGRFGRAEEVAPVALLLASEPGGNLFVGQTLGPNSGDVMP; encoded by the coding sequence ATGCAACTGCAAAATAAACGTTGTGTGATTACCGGGGCCGCCAGCGGCATTGGCGCAGCCATTGCTGAGCTGTTTGCGCGCGAAGGTGCGCGGCTGGTACTGACCGATCGCGACGGCGACAAACTCGCGTTGCGGGTGGCGCACTGCCAGCAACTCGGTGCTGAGTGTCATGGCGTGGTGGCGGATGTTGGTGAAATCGCCGGTGCCACCGCAGGTGTGGATGCTTGTATTGCCCGCTTTGACGGCATCGATGTGCTGGTTAATAACGCCGGTATGCTGACCCAGGCGCGTTGCACCGGGATCACCCTGGCAATGTGGGAAGAGATGATGGCTGTCGATCTGCGCAGCGTCTTTTTAGCCACGCAGCGCGCGCTGCCGGCAATGCTGGCCCAGCGCTGGGGACGGGTGATCAATATCGCTTCGCAGCTGGGTATTAAAGGTGGCGCTGAATTGTGCCACTACGCTGCGGCGAAAGCGGGCGTTATCGGTTTTACCAAATCTCTGGCGCTGGAGGTTTCCGCCGATAACGTGCTGGTCAACGCTATCGCGCCCGGCCCGATTGAAACGCCGTTAATTGAGGGTATCAACCAGGCGTGGAAACAGGCAAAAGCGGCGGAGCTGCCGCTGGGACGGTTTGGCCGGGCGGAAGAGGTGGCACCCGTGGCGCTGCTGCTAGCGAGTGAGCCGGGCGGCAATTTGTTTGTCGGCCAGACGCTGGGACCGAATTCCGGCGATGTGATGCCGTAA
- a CDS encoding maltoporin, which yields MLTLRKLPLAVAIAAGTLSAPSMAVDFTGYARSGIGWTGSGGEQQCFQATGAQSKYRLGNECETYAELKLGQEVWKEGDKSFYFDTNVAYSVSQQNDWEATSPAFREANVKGKNLIDALPGATMWAGKRFYQRHDVHMIDFYYWDISGPGAGLEDVDLGFGKLSFAATRSSESGGSYAFSSDQTRDYATATANDVFDVRLAGLQTNPNGVLELGVDYGRANERDGYHLEDGASRDGWMFTAEHTQSMLKGYNKFVLQYATDAMTSQGKGIPQGTNINNNGNMYRILDHGAISLADDWDLMYVAMYQNVDLDNDRGTEWYTVGVRPMYKWTPIMSTLLEVGYDNVKSQQAKERNGQYKITLAQQWQAGDSIWSRPALRLFATYAKWDEKWGYTKDSSGDLTSFASADSTGNGILTNSRGNNDEWTFGAQMEIWW from the coding sequence ATGTTAACTCTGCGCAAACTTCCCCTCGCGGTTGCCATCGCGGCGGGTACGCTTTCAGCCCCGTCTATGGCGGTCGATTTTACCGGCTATGCCCGTTCCGGCATCGGCTGGACCGGCAGTGGCGGTGAACAACAATGTTTTCAGGCAACCGGTGCGCAAAGCAAATACCGTCTGGGAAACGAATGCGAAACCTATGCTGAACTGAAACTGGGCCAGGAAGTGTGGAAGGAGGGCGATAAGAGCTTCTACTTCGATACTAACGTGGCTTACTCGGTTTCTCAGCAGAACGACTGGGAAGCGACTTCCCCGGCTTTCCGTGAAGCCAACGTCAAAGGTAAGAACCTGATTGATGCCCTGCCAGGTGCCACCATGTGGGCGGGTAAACGCTTCTATCAGCGCCATGACGTCCATATGATTGACTTCTACTACTGGGATATCTCCGGTCCGGGTGCTGGCCTGGAAGATGTCGACCTCGGTTTCGGTAAACTTTCCTTCGCCGCGACACGTTCGTCAGAATCAGGCGGTTCTTACGCCTTCTCCAGCGATCAGACGCGTGATTACGCCACGGCCACCGCCAACGATGTGTTTGATGTGCGCCTTGCTGGCCTGCAAACCAACCCGAACGGGGTGCTGGAGCTGGGTGTCGATTACGGGCGTGCCAACGAACGTGATGGCTACCATCTGGAAGACGGCGCATCCCGAGATGGCTGGATGTTCACCGCCGAACACACGCAGAGCATGCTGAAAGGCTACAACAAGTTTGTGCTGCAATATGCCACCGACGCCATGACTTCGCAGGGCAAGGGCATTCCGCAAGGCACCAACATCAATAACAACGGCAACATGTACCGTATCCTTGACCACGGGGCGATCTCGCTGGCAGACGACTGGGACCTGATGTACGTCGCCATGTATCAGAATGTCGACCTCGACAATGATCGTGGTACCGAGTGGTACACCGTTGGGGTGCGCCCGATGTACAAATGGACGCCGATCATGAGCACGCTGCTGGAAGTGGGCTACGACAACGTCAAGTCACAACAGGCGAAAGAGCGCAACGGCCAGTACAAAATCACCCTTGCCCAGCAGTGGCAGGCTGGCGACAGCATCTGGTCACGCCCGGCGCTGCGTCTGTTCGCGACTTACGCCAAATGGGATGAGAAATGGGGCTACACCAAAGATTCCTCGGGTGATCTCACTTCCTTTGCGTCTGCCGATAGCACCGGCAACGGCATCTTAACCAACAGTCGCGGTAATAACGACGAGTGGACGTTTGGTGCACAGATGGAGATCTGGTGGTAA
- the malG gene encoding maltose ABC transporter permease MalG — MAMVQPKSQKLRLLLTHLLLLGFIAAILFPLMMVLAISLRAGNFATGSLIPDQVSWEHWRLALGLSITHADGSVTPPPFPVLLWLWNSIKIAAISALGIVTLSTTCAYAFARMRFAGRASLLKAMLIFQMFPAVLSLVALYALFDRLGQYLPFIGLNTHGGVIFAYLGGIALHVWTIKGYFETIDGSLEEAAALDGATPWQAFRLVLLPLSVPILAVVFILAFIAAVTEVPVASLLLRDVNSYTLAVGMQQYLNPQNYLWGDFAAAAVLSAIPITLVFLLAQRWLVSGLTAGGVKG; from the coding sequence ATGGCTATGGTGCAACCTAAATCGCAGAAGCTGCGCCTGTTGCTGACGCATCTGCTGCTGCTGGGCTTTATCGCGGCGATACTTTTCCCGCTGATGATGGTGCTGGCAATCTCACTGCGTGCCGGTAACTTCGCCACCGGCAGCCTGATTCCGGACCAGGTGTCGTGGGAACACTGGCGGCTGGCGCTCGGTTTGAGTATTACCCATGCCGATGGCAGCGTGACGCCACCGCCCTTTCCGGTGCTGCTGTGGTTGTGGAACTCGATAAAAATTGCGGCGATCAGCGCACTTGGCATTGTGACGCTCTCCACCACCTGCGCCTATGCCTTTGCGCGCATGCGTTTTGCAGGACGCGCCAGCCTGCTGAAAGCGATGCTGATCTTCCAGATGTTCCCGGCGGTGCTGTCGCTGGTCGCGTTATACGCGTTGTTTGATCGACTGGGCCAGTATCTGCCGTTTATTGGTCTGAATACCCACGGCGGCGTGATCTTTGCCTACCTCGGCGGTATTGCGCTGCACGTCTGGACCATCAAAGGCTATTTCGAAACCATTGACGGCTCACTGGAGGAAGCCGCAGCGCTGGACGGTGCGACGCCGTGGCAGGCTTTCCGTCTGGTGTTGTTACCGTTGTCGGTGCCGATTCTGGCGGTGGTTTTTATCCTCGCCTTTATCGCTGCGGTCACCGAAGTGCCGGTCGCCTCGCTGCTGTTGCGCGATGTTAACAGCTACACGCTGGCGGTCGGCATGCAGCAGTATCTCAATCCACAGAACTACCTGTGGGGTGACTTTGCCGCAGCGGCGGTGCTCTCAGCCATCCCGATTACGCTGGTGTTCCTGCTGGCCCAGCGCTGGCTGGTCAGCGGCCTCACGGCGGGAGGCGTCAAAGGATAA
- a CDS encoding ABC transporter substrate-binding protein, with protein sequence MNSAAVVNDQLTLRVLGTSVTLLEMLRVRAEQDLGIKIEYMLRSVEDAQRIAVMHPESYDLYDQWFHNIDFVWPARAIQPLEIKRLTYWDEVNALAKTGTLHSDGSLADGSVPSQRLYVQRDLHLGSQPSDRISMLPLTHNADSFAYHVDRLPAALREEEESWSWLLHPALTGQVALQEDAAMGGLDAALAMQGAGLARFANTGNLTLEEIDVLTQELTRLNRHGHFAAFWSSQEQACDLIENRQVEVQSLWAPIYFRHHFHQRGYKMAHPREGYRAWYGGMSLSRCATGRIKDAAYAYLNWWQSGWPGAVMARQGYYISNPQRSQAHLSAAEWDFWYGGKPAAEMLYDAWGAPLIPQGESRDGGSYEQRMSHIAVWNSVMDEHNYLTRRWQDFLRS encoded by the coding sequence ATGAATTCTGCGGCAGTGGTCAATGACCAGCTGACCTTACGCGTGCTCGGAACTTCCGTCACGTTGCTGGAGATGCTGCGCGTGCGCGCGGAACAGGATCTCGGCATCAAAATCGAATATATGTTGCGCAGCGTGGAAGATGCGCAACGTATCGCCGTGATGCATCCCGAAAGTTACGATCTCTACGATCAATGGTTCCACAATATTGATTTCGTCTGGCCGGCGCGTGCCATTCAGCCGCTGGAGATAAAGCGCCTGACCTACTGGGACGAAGTGAATGCACTGGCCAAAACCGGCACGCTGCATAGCGATGGCTCGCTGGCAGATGGCAGCGTACCGTCGCAACGTTTGTATGTGCAGCGTGATTTGCACCTTGGCAGCCAGCCGAGCGACCGCATCAGTATGCTGCCCCTGACACACAACGCCGATAGCTTTGCTTATCACGTCGATCGGCTGCCCGCCGCGCTGCGTGAAGAGGAGGAGAGCTGGAGCTGGCTGCTGCATCCGGCACTCACTGGCCAGGTGGCGTTGCAGGAAGATGCGGCAATGGGCGGGCTGGATGCCGCACTGGCAATGCAGGGAGCTGGTCTGGCGCGTTTCGCCAACACCGGCAATCTGACGCTGGAAGAAATTGATGTGCTCACCCAGGAGCTGACGCGTCTGAATCGCCACGGTCATTTTGCGGCGTTCTGGTCCAGTCAGGAGCAGGCGTGCGATTTAATTGAAAACCGTCAGGTGGAAGTACAAAGCCTGTGGGCACCCATCTACTTCCGTCATCATTTCCATCAGCGTGGCTATAAAATGGCGCATCCACGCGAAGGTTATCGTGCCTGGTATGGCGGCATGTCGCTGTCACGTTGCGCCACCGGCAGAATCAAAGATGCTGCTTACGCCTACCTCAACTGGTGGCAATCCGGTTGGCCGGGTGCGGTGATGGCACGTCAGGGATATTACATCTCCAATCCGCAGCGCAGTCAGGCGCATCTTTCCGCCGCCGAGTGGGATTTCTGGTATGGCGGCAAACCCGCCGCAGAAATGCTGTATGACGCCTGGGGCGCTCCGCTGATTCCGCAGGGAGAAAGCCGCGATGGCGGCAGTTATGAACAGCGGATGAGCCATATCGCCGTGTGGAACTCGGTGATGGATGAGCATAATTATCTGACGCGGCGCTGGCAGGATTTTTTGCGTTCGTAA
- the malF gene encoding maltose ABC transporter permease MalF, whose amino-acid sequence MSGKPQSGWQSAVLKGLLVGICCLLVGYLLVLMYAQGEYLFALVTLIISAVGIWIYANRRAYAWRYVYPGIAGMTLFVLFPLACTVAIAFTNYSSTNQLTLERAQQVLLSRQYQDGAGLNFSLFSAGERWQLVLTDGENGQTFVSSPFSFGGEQTLKLTSAPVPGGERAMLRVITTHRQALSQIHAELPDGRQLVMSSLRQFSGTRPLYLLGSDGELKNQQSGVLYRANGASGFYQTSNADGSWGSEKLSPGFTVNTGWKNFIRVFTDAGIQKPFLAIFGWTLIFSLLTVVLTVAVGMVLACLVQWEALKGKAIYRVLLILPYAVPAFISILIFKGLFNQSFGEINVMLKALFGLQPAWFSDPLLARSMLVIVNTWLGYPYMMILCMGLLKAIPDDLYEASAMDGAGPLQNFFLITLPLLLKPLMPLMIASFAFNFNNFVLVQLLTNGGPDRIGTTTPAGYTDLLVNYTWRIAFEGGGGQDFGLAAAIATLIFLLVGALAVINLKAVRMKFD is encoded by the coding sequence ATGTCAGGAAAACCGCAATCGGGATGGCAAAGCGCAGTGCTGAAGGGCCTTCTCGTCGGGATCTGCTGTCTGCTGGTCGGCTACCTTCTGGTGCTGATGTATGCCCAGGGTGAGTACCTGTTTGCGCTGGTCACGTTGATTATCAGCGCGGTCGGCATCTGGATTTATGCCAATCGCCGCGCGTATGCCTGGCGCTATGTGTACCCCGGCATTGCCGGGATGACGTTGTTTGTGTTGTTCCCGCTGGCCTGTACCGTCGCTATTGCCTTCACCAACTACAGCAGCACCAACCAGCTGACGCTGGAACGGGCGCAGCAGGTGTTGCTCAGCCGACAATATCAGGATGGTGCGGGGTTAAATTTCTCGCTGTTTTCGGCGGGTGAACGCTGGCAGCTGGTGTTAACCGATGGGGAGAACGGGCAGACATTCGTCTCATCGCCCTTCTCTTTTGGCGGTGAGCAGACGCTCAAACTGACCAGTGCCCCGGTGCCTGGCGGTGAACGTGCGATGCTCAGGGTCATCACCACCCATCGCCAGGCATTGAGCCAGATTCATGCCGAACTGCCCGATGGACGTCAGCTGGTGATGAGTTCTTTACGCCAGTTTTCCGGCACGCGTCCGCTTTATCTGCTGGGTAGCGACGGGGAGTTGAAAAATCAACAAAGCGGCGTGCTTTACCGGGCGAACGGCGCGAGTGGCTTTTATCAGACCAGCAATGCCGATGGCAGCTGGGGCAGTGAAAAGCTCAGTCCCGGCTTTACGGTGAATACCGGCTGGAAAAACTTTATCCGCGTGTTTACCGACGCAGGTATTCAGAAACCGTTCCTGGCGATATTCGGCTGGACGCTGATTTTTTCGCTGCTGACGGTGGTGCTCACGGTGGCGGTGGGTATGGTGCTGGCCTGCCTGGTGCAGTGGGAGGCGCTAAAAGGCAAAGCTATCTATCGCGTGCTGTTGATCCTGCCCTACGCGGTGCCCGCGTTTATCTCGATCCTGATCTTCAAAGGATTATTCAACCAGAGTTTTGGTGAGATCAACGTGATGCTGAAAGCGCTATTCGGGTTGCAACCGGCGTGGTTCAGCGATCCTTTGCTGGCTCGCTCCATGCTGGTGATCGTCAACACCTGGCTGGGCTACCCCTACATGATGATTTTGTGCATGGGGTTATTGAAAGCGATCCCTGATGATCTTTATGAGGCTTCCGCGATGGACGGTGCCGGGCCGTTGCAGAACTTCTTTCTCATTACCCTGCCGCTGCTGCTGAAACCGTTGATGCCACTGATGATCGCCAGCTTCGCCTTCAATTTTAATAACTTCGTGCTGGTACAACTGCTGACCAATGGCGGTCCTGACCGGATCGGTACCACCACCCCGGCGGGCTACACCGACCTGCTGGTGAATTACACCTGGCGTATCGCGTTTGAAGGCGGCGGCGGTCAGGACTTTGGTCTGGCAGCGGCAATTGCCACCCTGATCTTCCTGCTGGTGGGTGCGCTGGCGGTGATTAACCTGAAAGCTGTGCGGATGAAATTCGACTAA
- a CDS encoding SDR family NAD(P)-dependent oxidoreductase translates to MQDSVSTQPVAAISGAASGIGLALATLYAQRGVRVIAGYYPADPHDPAAAAAQVEASGGDAIWLPLDVATTDSVDAFIAQGVMHFGRLDYMVANAGILRRAPIEEMSDARWDDMLNVDLTGVMRCFRAATPHLRAGASLVAVSSIAGGVYGWQDHAHYAAAKAAVPGICRSLAVELAARGVRCNAIIPGLIETPQSLDKQNSLGPAGLAKAAGAIPLGRVGRPEEIAKVIAFLTSEESSYLTGQSLIVDGGLTVRWPD, encoded by the coding sequence ATGCAGGATTCTGTTTCAACTCAACCGGTCGCCGCGATAAGCGGCGCCGCCAGCGGTATCGGCCTGGCGCTGGCAACGCTGTATGCACAACGCGGGGTGCGGGTGATCGCCGGTTATTATCCCGCCGATCCGCACGATCCGGCCGCTGCGGCGGCACAGGTGGAAGCCTCCGGTGGTGATGCCATCTGGCTGCCGCTGGACGTCGCCACAACGGATTCGGTGGATGCTTTTATCGCGCAGGGGGTAATGCATTTTGGTCGCCTCGATTATATGGTGGCGAATGCGGGCATTTTACGCCGCGCGCCGATTGAAGAGATGAGCGACGCCCGCTGGGACGACATGCTTAATGTTGACCTGACCGGGGTGATGCGCTGTTTCCGCGCCGCCACACCTCATTTGCGTGCCGGTGCCAGCCTGGTGGCGGTTTCTTCCATCGCCGGTGGTGTTTATGGCTGGCAGGATCATGCCCACTATGCCGCGGCGAAAGCCGCAGTGCCGGGTATCTGCCGATCGCTGGCAGTGGAACTGGCTGCGCGCGGTGTACGCTGCAACGCCATCATTCCAGGGTTGATTGAAACGCCTCAGTCGCTGGATAAGCAGAATTCCCTTGGCCCGGCAGGGCTGGCGAAAGCTGCCGGTGCCATCCCACTGGGACGCGTAGGTCGCCCGGAAGAAATCGCTAAAGTGATCGCGTTTCTGACCAGCGAGGAAAGCAGCTATCTCACCGGGCAAAGCCTGATTGTTGATGGTGGCCTGACCGTGCGCTGGCCGGACTAA
- the malM gene encoding maltose operon protein MalM, translating to MKMTKTFTALCLSAALLVGTTLPAQAEITLVPQDLSAAPTFPAGSLQQLSWTPLDASRKQVTRLTDSSPQLTASGVTGAVAAYSLPANIGELTVTLSSEVKNNQVFAPNVLVLDENLRPAAWFPSQFFTYQEPGVMTPDRLEGVMKLTPVPGQQKIYLLVFTTEKDLTQTTTLLDPAKAYAKGTSNAIPDIPDPVARHSREGELKVQVKTNSGSSILVGPLFGSSGPAPVTIGSTQPVAPAPAPAVAAPPPAAKHEPIMDDTESYFNQRIQQAVKQGNIDKALKLLDEAERLGSTTARPTFISSVKGKG from the coding sequence ATGAAAATGACAAAAACATTTACCGCGCTCTGCCTGAGTGCTGCGCTGCTGGTGGGTACAACCTTGCCAGCACAGGCTGAAATCACCCTGGTGCCACAGGATCTCTCGGCGGCCCCCACTTTCCCGGCAGGCAGCCTGCAACAGCTGAGCTGGACGCCGCTGGATGCCTCTCGCAAACAGGTCACCCGTCTGACTGACAGCAGCCCACAGTTAACGGCCAGCGGCGTGACCGGTGCGGTGGCGGCCTATAGCCTGCCCGCCAATATCGGTGAGCTGACGGTGACGTTAAGCAGTGAAGTGAAGAATAATCAGGTGTTTGCCCCTAACGTTTTGGTGCTGGATGAAAACCTGCGTCCAGCGGCCTGGTTTCCGAGCCAGTTTTTTACTTATCAGGAACCGGGTGTGATGACCCCTGATCGACTGGAAGGGGTAATGAAACTGACGCCAGTGCCAGGACAGCAAAAGATCTATTTGCTGGTGTTTACCACCGAAAAAGATCTGACGCAAACCACTACGCTACTGGATCCCGCCAAGGCCTATGCCAAAGGGACCAGCAACGCTATTCCCGACATTCCGGATCCTGTTGCGCGACATAGCCGCGAAGGTGAGCTGAAAGTGCAGGTGAAAACCAATTCAGGATCCTCGATTCTCGTCGGTCCTCTGTTTGGATCCTCCGGCCCGGCTCCGGTGACGATTGGCAGCACTCAACCCGTAGCACCGGCTCCAGCGCCAGCGGTTGCGGCACCACCACCTGCGGCAAAGCATGAGCCGATCATGGATGATACCGAGAGTTACTTTAATCAGCGCATCCAGCAGGCCGTGAAACAGGGCAATATCGACAAGGCACTGAAGCTGCTTGATGAGGCCGAACGTCTGGGATCCACCACCGCACGGCCCACTTTTATCAGCAGTGTTAAAGGCAAGGGGTGA
- the malE gene encoding maltose/maltodextrin ABC transporter substrate-binding protein MalE, with product MTMNTGARILALSALTAVLFSASAMAKIEEGKLVIWINGDKGYNGLAEVGKKFEQETGIKVTVEHPDKMEEKYPQVAATGDGPDIIFWAHDRFGGYAESGLLAEINPDKNFQEKIFPFTWDAVRFNGKLIGYPISVEALSLIYNKDLLPEPPKTWEAIAALDQKMRKQGKSAIMFNLQEPYFTWPLLAAGGAYAFKYADGHYNVKDVGVDNPGAKAGLQFLVDQVKAKTLNADTDYSIAEAAFNKGQTAMTINGPWAWSNIDKSGINYGITLLPTLKGKPSKAFVGVLSAGINAASPNKELAKEFLENYLLTDAGLDAVNKDKPLGAVALKSFQQQLEKDPRIAATMSNAQNGDIMPNIPQMAAFWYAMRTATLNALSGRQTVDAALKDAKARLTK from the coding sequence ATGACGATGAATACCGGTGCACGCATTCTGGCCTTATCCGCCCTTACCGCCGTGCTATTTTCGGCCTCGGCGATGGCAAAGATCGAAGAAGGAAAACTGGTCATCTGGATCAACGGCGATAAAGGCTATAACGGCCTGGCTGAAGTCGGCAAAAAGTTTGAACAGGAAACCGGTATTAAGGTGACCGTCGAACATCCCGACAAGATGGAAGAAAAATATCCGCAGGTGGCGGCAACCGGCGATGGCCCGGACATCATCTTCTGGGCGCACGACCGCTTTGGCGGCTATGCCGAATCAGGACTGCTGGCCGAGATTAACCCGGACAAGAATTTCCAGGAGAAAATCTTCCCGTTTACCTGGGACGCGGTGCGCTTTAACGGCAAGCTGATTGGTTATCCCATCTCGGTTGAAGCTCTGTCACTGATTTATAACAAAGACCTGCTGCCAGAGCCGCCGAAAACCTGGGAAGCGATCGCCGCGCTCGACCAGAAAATGCGTAAGCAGGGTAAAAGCGCCATCATGTTCAACTTGCAGGAACCCTACTTCACCTGGCCGCTGCTGGCCGCTGGCGGTGCTTATGCCTTTAAATACGCCGATGGTCACTACAACGTGAAAGACGTTGGCGTTGATAATCCCGGTGCCAAAGCCGGGTTGCAGTTCCTGGTGGATCAGGTCAAAGCCAAAACCCTGAATGCCGATACCGATTACTCCATCGCCGAAGCCGCGTTCAATAAAGGCCAGACGGCCATGACCATTAACGGTCCCTGGGCGTGGAGCAATATCGATAAAAGCGGCATCAACTATGGCATCACGCTGTTGCCAACCCTGAAGGGTAAACCGTCAAAAGCCTTTGTGGGGGTACTGAGCGCCGGTATTAACGCCGCCAGCCCGAATAAAGAACTGGCGAAGGAATTCCTGGAAAACTACCTGCTGACCGATGCCGGTCTGGATGCGGTCAATAAAGACAAGCCGCTCGGTGCCGTCGCCCTCAAATCCTTCCAGCAGCAGCTGGAGAAAGATCCGCGTATTGCCGCCACCATGAGCAACGCCCAGAACGGCGACATTATGCCTAACATCCCACAAATGGCGGCCTTCTGGTATGCCATGCGTACGGCAACGCTCAACGCCCTGAGTGGTCGCCAGACGGTGGACGCCGCATTAAAAGATGCCAAAGCCCGTCTTACCAAGTAA
- a CDS encoding CobW family GTP-binding protein, which translates to MQYEEKLSLHVLSGFLGSGKTTLLKGWLAQQDLNDIALLVNEFGEVGIDHHLLNEVAPDTVLLPSGCVCCQIRGELKTALLDLYERRARGQLPPFKQVILETTGLADPSPILSTLQHDRQLQHHFTQGVLVTLVDAEHATQQADTQPEWLAQVSAADKLLLSKGDRVTDAVRAERLAWLRQLNPLAQLSDTEQALRDAQSLFSQTVTSGSRQQRFRWLGACASDGVTLTPAAHNTSHPVTQTCVITLHQTINWPAFAIWLSMLLHCHGRTVLRMKGILRVSDSSAPVVIHGVQHTLHPPVHLADWPGELESSKLVFILRGLGADRLQQAFSRTLRAFEEP; encoded by the coding sequence ATGCAATACGAAGAGAAGTTATCCCTGCATGTCCTGAGCGGTTTTCTCGGCAGTGGCAAAACCACGCTGCTGAAAGGCTGGCTGGCACAGCAGGATTTGAATGATATTGCGCTGCTGGTGAATGAGTTTGGCGAAGTGGGCATTGATCACCATTTGCTGAATGAAGTCGCGCCCGATACGGTGCTGCTGCCGAGTGGCTGCGTTTGCTGCCAGATTCGCGGTGAACTCAAAACCGCGCTGCTCGATCTTTATGAACGTCGCGCACGCGGGCAACTCCCACCGTTCAAACAGGTGATTCTGGAAACCACCGGGTTGGCCGATCCCTCACCGATACTGTCAACGCTGCAGCATGATCGCCAGCTGCAACACCATTTTACCCAGGGAGTGCTGGTCACGCTGGTGGATGCGGAACACGCAACCCAGCAGGCTGACACCCAACCCGAGTGGCTGGCACAAGTCAGCGCGGCAGATAAGTTGTTGCTGAGTAAAGGTGACAGGGTAACAGATGCGGTGCGTGCTGAGAGGCTGGCCTGGCTGCGTCAGCTTAACCCGCTAGCCCAACTGAGTGATACCGAACAGGCACTGCGCGATGCGCAAAGCCTGTTTAGTCAGACAGTGACCAGCGGGTCACGGCAGCAACGCTTCCGCTGGCTGGGTGCCTGCGCCAGTGACGGTGTCACGTTAACCCCTGCTGCGCACAACACTTCACATCCGGTTACGCAAACCTGCGTGATCACTCTGCATCAAACGATAAACTGGCCTGCGTTTGCTATCTGGCTATCAATGCTATTACATTGCCATGGCCGCACGGTGCTCCGCATGAAGGGCATTTTACGTGTGAGCGACAGCAGCGCGCCTGTGGTGATTCATGGCGTGCAGCATACGCTGCATCCGCCGGTACATCTGGCCGACTGGCCTGGTGAGCTGGAGAGTTCAAAACTGGTATTTATTTTGCGTGGGCTGGGGGCCGATCGTCTGCAACAGGCGTTCAGTCGCACCCTGCGGGCGTTTGAGGAGCCATAA
- the malK gene encoding maltose/maltodextrin ABC transporter ATP-binding protein MalK, with translation MASVTLRNVTKAWGDTEVSKDINLEIGEGEFVVFVGPSGCGKSTLLRMIAGLETITRGELHIGDQLMNEVPPAERGVGMVFQSYALYPHLSVAENMSFGLKLAGVKKAEITQRVNQVAEVLQLAHLLDRRPKALSGGQRQRVAIGRTLVAEPRVFLLDEPLSNLDAALRVQMRIEISRLHKRLKRTMIYVTHDQIEAMTLADKIVVLDAGRVAQVGKPLELYHYPANRFVAGFIGSPKMNFLPVKVTATAIEQVQVRLPNDQLVWLPVDSAGVQVGSNMSLGIRPEHLISSEIADVTLEGEVQVVEQLGFETQIHIQIPAIRQNLVYRQEDVVLVEEGALMGIGLPPERCHLFREDGSACRRLHQEPGV, from the coding sequence ATGGCGAGCGTCACGTTACGCAATGTCACCAAAGCCTGGGGTGATACCGAGGTGTCGAAAGATATCAACCTGGAGATCGGCGAAGGGGAGTTTGTGGTGTTTGTCGGCCCGTCAGGCTGTGGTAAATCCACGCTGTTGCGCATGATCGCCGGGCTGGAAACCATCACCCGGGGCGAATTGCACATTGGCGATCAACTCATGAATGAGGTGCCCCCCGCCGAACGCGGCGTCGGGATGGTGTTTCAGTCTTATGCGCTCTATCCCCATCTTTCCGTCGCGGAGAATATGTCTTTCGGTCTGAAACTGGCCGGAGTGAAAAAGGCGGAAATCACGCAGCGGGTGAACCAGGTCGCCGAGGTGTTGCAACTGGCGCACCTGCTCGATCGCCGCCCGAAAGCGCTTTCCGGTGGTCAGCGTCAGCGCGTGGCGATTGGCCGCACGCTGGTGGCGGAACCGCGGGTGTTTTTGCTGGATGAGCCGCTCTCCAACCTTGACGCTGCGTTACGCGTGCAGATGCGCATTGAAATTTCCCGTCTGCATAAGCGACTGAAACGCACCATGATTTACGTCACGCACGATCAAATCGAAGCGATGACGCTGGCCGATAAGATTGTGGTGCTGGATGCCGGGCGCGTGGCGCAAGTCGGCAAGCCACTCGAACTTTATCACTATCCCGCCAACCGCTTTGTTGCCGGTTTTATCGGCTCGCCAAAGATGAATTTCCTGCCCGTCAAAGTGACTGCCACCGCCATTGAGCAGGTGCAGGTACGCCTGCCCAACGATCAACTGGTGTGGCTGCCGGTGGACAGCGCGGGCGTGCAGGTGGGCAGCAACATGTCGTTAGGCATCCGTCCCGAACATCTGATTTCCAGTGAGATCGCCGATGTCACCCTCGAAGGTGAGGTGCAGGTCGTCGAGCAACTGGGTTTTGAAACGCAAATTCACATCCAAATTCCCGCCATTCGTCAGAACCTGGTTTACCGCCAGGAGGACGTAGTGCTGGTAGAAGAGGGCGCCCTGATGGGCATTGGTCTGCCGCCTGAGCGTTGTCACCTGTTCCGTGAGGACGGGAGCGCCTGTCGCAGGTTGCATCAGGAGCCTGGTGTTTAG